One genomic window of Microbacterium sp. BH-3-3-3 includes the following:
- a CDS encoding helix-turn-helix transcriptional regulator — MMDRSALADFLRTRREALQPEDVGLPRGQRRRTPGLRREEAAALSHMSTDYYARLERERGPQPSPQMLASIAQGLHLTRLERDHLFHLAGHAPGDRSGVGEHVSPGMLRILDRLDDTPADIVTELGETLRQSPLGAAVMGDAALRRGRERSIGYRWFTDPSTRELYAPEDHAFLGRVFAAGLREVIGRRGPQSRAAELCDDLLARSAEFRTLWAAHEVGVRPAQTKHFVHPRVGALDLHCQTLLDPETGHSLLVYTAVPGSESADKLRLLAVLGPAVPA; from the coding sequence ATGATGGACCGCTCGGCGCTCGCCGATTTCCTCCGCACGCGTCGCGAGGCCCTCCAACCCGAAGACGTCGGTCTGCCGCGGGGTCAACGGCGGCGTACCCCTGGGCTCCGCCGCGAGGAGGCGGCGGCGCTCAGTCACATGTCCACCGACTACTACGCGCGCCTCGAGCGCGAACGCGGCCCGCAGCCGTCGCCGCAAATGCTCGCCTCGATCGCCCAGGGACTGCACCTCACTCGCCTCGAGCGCGACCACCTCTTCCATCTCGCCGGGCATGCGCCCGGCGACCGCAGTGGCGTCGGCGAGCACGTCAGCCCCGGCATGCTCCGCATCCTGGATCGCCTCGACGACACCCCCGCCGATATCGTCACCGAGCTGGGCGAGACCCTGCGCCAATCCCCGCTGGGGGCCGCCGTGATGGGCGACGCCGCGCTGCGCCGGGGGCGCGAGCGCAGCATCGGCTACCGCTGGTTCACCGACCCCTCGACCCGAGAGCTGTACGCGCCCGAGGACCACGCCTTTCTCGGGCGCGTCTTCGCGGCGGGGCTGCGCGAGGTGATCGGCCGTCGCGGTCCGCAGTCGCGCGCCGCCGAGCTCTGCGACGACCTGCTCGCGCGCAGCGCGGAATTCCGCACGCTGTGGGCGGCGCACGAGGTGGGGGTGCGTCCGGCGCAGACCAAACATTTCGTCCACCCCCGCGTCGGCGCCCTCGACCTGCACTGCCAGACGCTGCTCGACCCCGAGACGGGGCACTCGCTGCTGGTCTACACGGCCGTCCCCGGCAGCGAGAGCGCCGACAAGCTCCGTCTGCTCGCGGTGCTCGGACCCGCGGTCCCCGCCTGA
- a CDS encoding SDR family oxidoreductase, giving the protein MPRTDIDIPLPSLTGRRAILTGGSDGMGIVIAERLTAAGAEVVLPVRNRAKGERAVETIRDRVPGARLELRDLDLSSLTSVAALGDELNAEGRPVHLLINNAGVMTPPARQSTADGFELQWGTNHLGHVALIGRLLPLLRAGRARVVTQVSIAAARGRIHWDDLNSAQRYDGQRAYAQSKIAAGLFALELDRRSRREGWGVRSVLAHPGVAPTNLLAARPELGRATDTPPVRVIRWLSARGVLLGTVRSAAQPALLAATTPEPPLDALYGPRGPGHLGGAPAAHALYRPLRDAAEAARVWDASLPLAGVTLEG; this is encoded by the coding sequence ATGCCCCGCACCGACATCGACATCCCGCTGCCCTCGCTGACCGGGCGACGCGCGATCCTCACCGGCGGCAGCGACGGGATGGGCATCGTCATCGCCGAACGCCTCACCGCCGCGGGTGCCGAGGTGGTGCTGCCCGTGCGCAACCGCGCGAAGGGCGAGCGTGCCGTCGAGACGATCCGCGACCGTGTACCCGGGGCCCGCCTCGAGCTGCGCGACCTCGACCTCTCGTCGCTGACGAGCGTGGCCGCTCTCGGCGACGAGCTGAACGCCGAGGGGCGGCCCGTTCACCTGCTGATCAACAACGCCGGGGTGATGACACCGCCCGCGCGGCAGAGCACCGCCGACGGCTTCGAGCTGCAGTGGGGCACGAACCACCTGGGGCACGTCGCCCTCATCGGCCGGCTGCTTCCCCTGCTGCGCGCGGGCCGCGCTCGGGTCGTGACCCAGGTGAGCATCGCCGCGGCGCGCGGCCGGATCCACTGGGACGACCTGAACAGCGCACAGCGCTACGACGGGCAGCGTGCCTACGCGCAGTCCAAGATCGCCGCGGGACTGTTCGCCCTCGAGCTCGATCGCCGGAGCCGCCGCGAGGGCTGGGGAGTGCGCAGCGTGCTCGCGCACCCCGGGGTCGCCCCCACCAATCTGCTCGCCGCGCGCCCCGAGCTCGGGCGCGCCACCGACACTCCCCCGGTCCGTGTCATCCGGTGGCTCTCCGCCCGCGGGGTGCTCCTCGGCACCGTCCGGTCGGCGGCGCAACCGGCTCTGCTCGCCGCCACGACCCCGGAGCCGCCGCTCGACGCGCTGTACGGCCCCCGCGGACCGGGCCACCTGGGCGGGGCGCCCGCGGCCCACGCCCTCTACCGTCCGCTGCGCGACGCCGCCGAGGCCGCGCGCGTCTGGGACGCGTCGCTCCCGCTGGCCGGGGTGACGCTCGAGGGGTGA